A single window of Pseudoduganella plicata DNA harbors:
- a CDS encoding DUF4398 domain-containing protein yields the protein MSPRLTLPALFASALLLSACASQKAPATADVAVSQAAVENAAQAGAAELAPAELTSAREKFARANQALKERDYKLASELATQAQAEAKLAQSKATSAKATSAADAVQENVRVLREELDRANSANK from the coding sequence ATGAGCCCTCGTCTTACCCTGCCTGCCCTGTTTGCTTCCGCGTTACTGCTGTCCGCATGCGCCAGCCAGAAGGCGCCAGCCACCGCCGATGTCGCCGTGTCCCAGGCTGCTGTCGAGAATGCAGCCCAGGCCGGCGCCGCCGAGCTGGCGCCTGCCGAGCTGACGTCTGCCCGCGAGAAGTTCGCCCGGGCCAACCAGGCGCTGAAGGAGCGCGACTACAAGCTGGCGTCCGAGCTGGCCACGCAGGCCCAGGCCGAAGCGAAGCTGGCACAAAGCAAGGCCACGTCGGCCAAGGCCACCAGCGCCGCCGACGCGGTGCAGGAAAACGTCCGTGTGCTGCGCGAGGAACTCGATCGCGCCAACAGCGCCAACAAATAA
- a CDS encoding OmpA family protein, whose translation MKKTFTQKTVTPLMLSLVLAVSACSSTPVTTSTLDQARSDYTAAQNGAVAQHAPNEFKAATEALNAANTAAANREDLSKVDQLASLAKTKIATAQEVARTRLAESSLSSSKQEQERVRLQARTAEAEAARRNAEQAQRDAEAAKARAEQATAATRDAQAQTQALAAQLAELQAKQTERGMVVTLGDVLFNTDQAVLTSGGMSTVQKLANILRENPDRTVLVEGFTDSTGSTAHNLELSQRRAEAVRAALAQMGVERNRVETRGYGEAYPVAGNNTAGDRQLNRRVEIVLSEAGKPIQARR comes from the coding sequence ATGAAAAAAACCTTCACGCAAAAGACCGTCACGCCATTGATGCTGTCGCTGGTCCTGGCCGTGTCCGCCTGCAGCTCCACGCCCGTCACGACGAGCACGCTGGACCAGGCCCGCAGCGATTACACGGCTGCGCAGAATGGCGCCGTGGCGCAACATGCGCCGAATGAATTCAAGGCCGCCACGGAAGCGCTGAACGCCGCCAACACCGCTGCCGCCAACCGCGAAGACCTGTCGAAGGTCGATCAGCTGGCCAGCCTGGCGAAAACCAAGATTGCCACCGCACAGGAAGTGGCCCGCACCAGGCTGGCCGAGTCCAGCCTGTCCAGTTCGAAGCAGGAGCAGGAACGCGTGCGCCTGCAGGCCCGCACCGCCGAAGCCGAAGCGGCACGCCGCAACGCCGAACAGGCGCAGCGCGACGCCGAAGCAGCCAAGGCCCGCGCCGAGCAGGCCACGGCCGCCACGCGCGATGCCCAGGCCCAGACCCAGGCTCTGGCAGCCCAGCTGGCCGAACTGCAGGCCAAGCAGACCGAACGCGGCATGGTCGTGACACTGGGCGACGTGCTGTTCAATACCGACCAGGCGGTCCTGACGTCCGGCGGCATGTCGACCGTGCAGAAGCTGGCCAATATCCTGCGCGAGAATCCGGACCGCACCGTGCTGGTGGAAGGCTTCACCGACAGCACCGGTTCGACGGCCCACAACCTGGAGCTGTCGCAGCGTCGTGCCGAGGCTGTCCGTGCCGCGCTGGCGCAGATGGGTGTCGAACGCAACCGCGTTGAAACGCGCGGCTACGGCGAGGCCTATCCGGTCGCCGGCAACAACACGGCAGGCGACCGTCAGCTGAACCGCCGCGTGGAAATCGTGCTGTCCGAAGCGGGCAAGCCGATCCAGGCGCGCCGCTAA
- a CDS encoding ferritin-like domain-containing protein, whose product MSDNTPTQASGIDTAAIRAAAQNMADGPVTAGYKGDREAVLKMLNDALATELVCINRYKRHYYTVSGRANSGIKAEFLEHAGEEEKHADWLAERIVQLNGEPDFNPATLAARSHAEYDESMEVQSMVRSNLIAERVAIEAYRQMIERIGDTDPVTTQLLVKIMAEEEEHADDMRDLLE is encoded by the coding sequence ATGTCCGATAACACCCCTACCCAGGCCAGCGGCATCGATACCGCGGCCATCCGGGCCGCCGCGCAGAATATGGCGGACGGTCCGGTGACGGCAGGCTACAAGGGCGACCGCGAAGCCGTGCTGAAAATGCTGAACGACGCGCTGGCGACCGAACTGGTTTGCATCAACCGCTACAAGCGCCACTACTACACCGTCAGTGGCCGGGCCAATTCCGGCATCAAGGCGGAGTTCCTGGAGCATGCCGGCGAGGAAGAAAAGCATGCCGACTGGCTGGCCGAACGCATCGTCCAGCTGAACGGCGAGCCCGACTTCAACCCGGCCACCTTGGCGGCACGCAGCCACGCCGAGTATGATGAATCGATGGAAGTGCAGTCGATGGTGCGCTCCAACCTCATCGCCGAGCGCGTGGCAATCGAAGCCTACCGCCAGATGATCGAACGGATCGGCGATACCGACCCCGTCACCACGCAGCTGCTGGTGAAGATCATGGCCGAAGAGGAAGAGCACGCGGACGACATGCGCGATCTGCTGGAATGA
- a CDS encoding DUF883 family protein gives MLENNISTVNNDVKTLVKDAQALFTAATALTGEKAEELRGRGMRALDTALAIAQEAQVKAVESSKAAAATTDAYVKDNPWRSVAVAAGVGLLVGVIVGRK, from the coding sequence ATGCTGGAAAATAACATCAGTACCGTCAACAACGACGTGAAAACTCTGGTCAAGGACGCCCAGGCCCTGTTCACCGCGGCCACCGCGCTGACGGGCGAAAAAGCGGAAGAACTGCGCGGCCGCGGCATGCGCGCGCTGGACACGGCGCTGGCAATAGCCCAGGAAGCCCAGGTCAAGGCTGTCGAGTCGAGCAAGGCTGCCGCCGCCACGACGGATGCCTACGTCAAGGACAATCCATGGCGCTCCGTCGCCGTCGCAGCTGGCGTGGGCCTGCTGGTCGGCGTCATCGTGGGCCGCAAATAA
- a CDS encoding phage holin family protein, with product MEHSEPHSPGLIGSLAGVAKNSLRLVLSRVELAALELSEMRNHLVQLAVLFALAVLAAWFAIAFGTATLIYLVWEALGWKILLILAVVFAIVAVVLIMSIKKLILQGKLALTATMAELKADRDALL from the coding sequence ATGGAACACTCCGAGCCGCATTCCCCCGGCCTCATCGGCTCGTTGGCCGGGGTCGCTAAAAACAGTCTGCGGCTCGTCCTGTCGCGGGTCGAACTGGCCGCGCTGGAGCTGTCGGAAATGCGCAATCACCTGGTCCAGCTGGCGGTGCTGTTCGCACTGGCGGTACTGGCAGCCTGGTTTGCCATTGCCTTCGGCACTGCCACGCTGATCTACCTCGTGTGGGAAGCGCTGGGCTGGAAGATCCTGCTGATTCTGGCGGTCGTCTTCGCCATCGTGGCCGTGGTCCTGATCATGTCGATCAAGAAGCTGATTCTGCAAGGCAAACTGGCGCTGACCGCCACAATGGCCGAGCTGAAGGCCGACCGCGACGCGTTGCTGTGA
- a CDS encoding patatin-like phospholipase family protein — protein MAEASINRLNPAGLRIVLVLQGGGALGAYQAGVYHALHEHGLSPDWVVGTSIGAINAALLAGNRQADRLRRLREFWDGVAHRDVLDPVRLSDDGRRANIWLSTLDTLWRGVPGFFKPRPLGMFAAGLPVPPEEASFYDTAGLTDTLERLVDFDYLNSPEGMRLTVNALRVRCGSLVSFDSRDGHICADHIRASGALPPGFAPVRINGELYWDGGLYSNTPLETVLDDRSQVDTLCFMVDLWSAEGPEPRTLEEVQTRQKDVTFASRSRRHLEDYVNTRRLQHKLRELYAALPDREKSAQGARELDALGCGSTLHVVRLPYAGRDWQMAMKDINFSKGSIEWRWDQGYRDALRAIGAAGWLRFVTEDTPLVVHELPPVERVA, from the coding sequence GTGGCGGAAGCTTCCATCAATCGACTCAACCCGGCCGGCCTGCGCATCGTCCTGGTACTGCAGGGCGGAGGTGCGCTGGGCGCCTACCAGGCGGGGGTCTATCACGCGCTGCACGAGCACGGTTTGTCGCCGGATTGGGTGGTCGGCACCTCGATCGGCGCCATCAATGCCGCGCTGTTGGCGGGTAATCGCCAGGCCGACCGATTGCGCCGCCTGCGCGAGTTCTGGGATGGCGTCGCCCACCGCGATGTTCTCGATCCCGTGCGGCTGTCGGACGATGGGCGCCGCGCCAACATCTGGCTGTCCACGCTCGATACGCTGTGGCGCGGCGTGCCCGGCTTCTTCAAACCGCGTCCGCTCGGCATGTTCGCTGCCGGCCTGCCCGTGCCGCCCGAGGAAGCGAGTTTCTACGACACGGCCGGGTTGACGGACACGCTGGAACGACTGGTCGATTTCGATTACCTGAACAGCCCCGAAGGCATGCGTCTGACCGTCAACGCGCTCAGGGTGCGCTGCGGCTCGCTGGTCAGTTTCGACAGCCGGGACGGTCACATCTGCGCCGATCACATTCGTGCCAGCGGCGCGCTGCCGCCGGGCTTTGCGCCCGTGCGCATCAATGGCGAGCTGTACTGGGATGGCGGCCTGTATTCGAACACACCGCTGGAAACCGTGCTGGACGACCGCTCGCAGGTGGACACGCTGTGCTTCATGGTGGATCTGTGGAGTGCGGAGGGGCCGGAGCCGCGTACGCTGGAAGAAGTGCAGACGCGGCAGAAGGACGTGACGTTCGCGTCGCGCTCGCGCCGGCACCTGGAGGACTACGTCAACACGCGGCGCCTCCAGCACAAGCTGCGCGAGCTGTATGCGGCGCTGCCGGATCGGGAGAAAAGCGCGCAGGGCGCACGCGAGCTCGATGCTCTGGGCTGTGGCAGCACGTTGCACGTCGTGCGGCTGCCGTATGCGGGGCGCGACTGGCAGATGGCCATGAAGGACATCAACTTTTCGAAAGGCTCGATCGAATGGCGCTGGGATCAGGGCTACCGGGATGCTTTGCGCGCGATCGGTGCGGCGGGCTGGCTGCGGTTCGTGACGGAGGACACGCCGCTGGTCGTACACGAACTGCCGCCGGTCGAGCGGGTGGCGTAG
- a CDS encoding DUF3309 domain-containing protein, with product MGTILLIILVLVLIGALPTWPHSRSWGYAPSGIAGLIVVVLLIMLLTGRL from the coding sequence ATGGGTACCATTCTTCTGATTATCCTGGTCCTCGTCCTGATCGGCGCACTGCCGACGTGGCCACACAGCCGCAGCTGGGGCTATGCGCCCAGCGGCATTGCCGGACTGATTGTCGTCGTCCTGCTGATCATGTTGTTGACAGGCAGGTTGTAA
- a CDS encoding glycine zipper 2TM domain-containing protein translates to MKTTQALSAVMLAVAALTTGCASTNNSTGTGYSTRADAATYGTIESIQVVRVDPATSGAGAVAGGLVGALVGNQIGSGGGRTAATAAGAIGGALVGNKVEENRNAPHDIYQISVRLDNGDYRTVNQDSAYDLRAGSRVRMVDGRVYRY, encoded by the coding sequence ATGAAAACCACGCAAGCACTCTCCGCTGTCATGCTCGCGGTCGCTGCGCTGACGACCGGTTGCGCAAGCACCAATAATTCCACCGGTACCGGTTACTCGACGCGGGCCGACGCGGCCACGTACGGCACGATCGAATCCATCCAGGTCGTGCGGGTCGATCCCGCCACCAGTGGCGCAGGCGCCGTTGCCGGCGGCCTCGTGGGCGCGCTGGTGGGCAACCAGATCGGCTCCGGCGGTGGCCGCACGGCCGCCACGGCGGCCGGCGCCATCGGCGGTGCACTGGTCGGGAACAAGGTCGAGGAGAACCGAAACGCTCCGCACGATATCTATCAGATCAGCGTACGCCTCGACAACGGCGACTACCGCACGGTAAATCAGGACAGTGCATATGACTTGCGCGCGGGCAGCCGTGTGCGCATGGTTGACGGTCGCGTGTATCGTTACTGA
- a CDS encoding BON domain-containing protein, protein MKIAQKVVTAVFAAATVFSVVGCAGTSTKEGTGEYVDDAVLTTKVKASIFNEPTLKTTEINVETFKGTVQLSGFVAQPGDITKAGEIARGVKGVKSVKNDIRVK, encoded by the coding sequence ATGAAAATCGCTCAAAAAGTCGTTACCGCAGTGTTCGCCGCCGCTACCGTGTTCTCCGTCGTCGGCTGCGCCGGCACGTCCACGAAAGAAGGCACGGGCGAATACGTCGACGACGCAGTCCTGACCACCAAGGTCAAGGCATCCATCTTCAACGAGCCAACCCTGAAGACGACGGAAATCAACGTCGAGACCTTCAAGGGCACCGTGCAGCTGTCCGGCTTCGTTGCTCAGCCAGGCGACATCACCAAGGCGGGCGAAATCGCTCGCGGCGTCAAGGGCGTGAAGTCCGTCAAGAACGATATCCGCGTCAAGTAA
- a CDS encoding YihY/virulence factor BrkB family protein produces the protein MNWRKFPHVAKKLPDLGYCAVMEWFDHRGSSKGAALAFYTLFSLAPILVLVIAIAGFFYGKEAAQGELFSQLRGMMGAQGAEAIQLILAGARNEDEGRIATIIAGALLLFGATSVFAELKTSLDDIWQLPPVTDNTVWDTIRTRLLSFGMVLALGFLLLTSLVISAALEIFQRFWSRYWPDATVVLTIANHLISFLVISTMFGVIYKMLPRIQLSWEDVIIGALGTATLFMLGKFGIGAYIGNSGVTSSFGAAGSTIALLLWVYYSAQIFFFGAEFTRQYALKLGSLKHHPRDEQGKLKLK, from the coding sequence ATGAACTGGAGAAAGTTTCCCCACGTCGCCAAGAAGTTGCCCGATCTGGGTTATTGCGCCGTCATGGAATGGTTCGACCACCGCGGCAGCAGCAAGGGTGCCGCCCTCGCCTTCTATACGCTGTTCTCGCTGGCGCCGATTCTCGTGCTGGTGATAGCCATCGCAGGCTTTTTCTACGGCAAGGAGGCCGCGCAGGGCGAGTTGTTCAGCCAGCTGCGCGGGATGATGGGCGCCCAGGGGGCGGAAGCGATCCAGCTGATCCTGGCCGGTGCGCGCAATGAAGACGAAGGCCGCATCGCCACGATCATTGCCGGCGCGCTGCTGCTGTTCGGTGCGACCAGCGTGTTTGCCGAACTGAAGACGAGCCTGGACGATATCTGGCAGCTGCCGCCCGTCACCGACAACACGGTGTGGGACACGATCCGTACCCGCCTGCTGTCATTCGGCATGGTACTGGCGCTGGGCTTCCTGCTGCTGACGTCCCTTGTCATCAGCGCCGCGCTGGAAATCTTCCAGCGCTTCTGGTCGCGCTATTGGCCGGATGCCACGGTGGTGCTGACGATCGCCAACCACCTGATCAGCTTTCTCGTCATCTCGACGATGTTTGGCGTCATTTACAAGATGCTGCCGCGCATCCAGCTGAGCTGGGAAGATGTCATCATCGGCGCGCTTGGTACGGCGACCCTGTTCATGCTGGGCAAGTTCGGTATCGGCGCCTACATCGGCAACAGTGGCGTCACCAGCAGCTTCGGTGCCGCCGGCTCGACCATCGCGCTGCTGCTGTGGGTGTATTACTCGGCGCAGATCTTCTTCTTTGGCGCGGAATTTACCCGGCAGTATGCGTTGAAGCTGGGCAGCCTGAAGCATCATCCGCGCGACGAGCAGGGCAAGCTGAAGTTGAAGTAA
- a CDS encoding OmpA family protein, protein MNKSKNIALAAALLCASFAASAQEANINPNWYVQPSVMGLKPDSDWATDKTGYGAGLKFGKAVSPNWDIQMGYTYGRSRENGARYEQQTLGVDALYMFSRKTFRPFVLFGIGAERDKENRRLSLAEPHRTSPYVNAGLGFQSVINDRVSFQADVRSVYGFIGSDEFRHDRSNNVVANVGFNFAFGPSPTAAPAPAPAMAPAAAPAPAPVAPPPPPARFEKVTMSATELYEFDSAKLRGDQPKLDEIARVLNENTSLTGITITGHADRIGSKTYNQKLSEQRAASVKTYLVGKGVAADRLETQGKGEDEPVVQCNDKKRADLIKCLEPNRRVEVEQITIERRVQ, encoded by the coding sequence GTGAATAAATCTAAGAATATTGCTCTCGCCGCAGCACTGTTGTGCGCCTCGTTTGCCGCCTCGGCACAAGAAGCCAACATCAACCCGAACTGGTACGTTCAGCCAAGCGTCATGGGCCTGAAGCCGGATTCGGACTGGGCTACCGACAAGACCGGCTATGGCGCCGGCCTGAAGTTCGGTAAGGCCGTGTCCCCGAACTGGGACATCCAGATGGGCTACACCTACGGTCGTTCGCGCGAGAACGGCGCCCGCTACGAACAGCAAACGCTGGGCGTGGACGCGCTGTACATGTTCTCCCGCAAGACTTTCCGTCCGTTCGTGCTGTTCGGTATCGGTGCCGAGCGCGACAAGGAAAACCGTCGTCTGAGCCTGGCTGAACCGCACCGCACCTCCCCATACGTCAACGCCGGCCTGGGCTTCCAGTCCGTGATCAACGACCGCGTATCGTTCCAGGCCGATGTGCGCAGCGTCTACGGCTTCATCGGCAGCGATGAGTTCCGCCATGACCGTTCGAACAACGTCGTCGCCAACGTCGGCTTCAACTTCGCCTTCGGCCCATCGCCTACGGCCGCGCCGGCACCGGCGCCTGCCATGGCACCCGCCGCCGCCCCAGCACCGGCGCCGGTCGCACCGCCGCCACCGCCAGCACGTTTCGAGAAAGTGACGATGTCGGCCACCGAACTGTATGAGTTCGACAGCGCGAAACTGCGCGGCGATCAGCCGAAGCTGGACGAAATTGCCCGCGTGCTGAACGAAAACACGAGCCTGACCGGTATCACGATCACCGGCCACGCCGACCGCATCGGTTCGAAAACGTACAACCAGAAGCTGTCGGAACAGCGTGCCGCGTCCGTCAAGACCTACCTGGTCGGCAAGGGCGTCGCCGCCGACCGCCTGGAAACCCAGGGCAAGGGCGAAGACGAACCTGTCGTACAGTGCAACGACAAGAAACGTGCCGACCTGATCAAGTGCCTGGAACCGAACCGTCGCGTCGAAGTCGAGCAGATCACCATCGAACGCCGCGTGCAGTAA
- a CDS encoding winged helix-turn-helix domain-containing protein: MQKLIGELQNHEMLADEIAWFLKFSPSGARKYIRDLREAGVIELARYIEGTATYLGKAVYRLTPDAERVQAFLAAIVQPKREGAPPRKERPSLREQSMAGSGRHFHILADDTHYAIRVNRGPVTRDPLVTALFGAPQSLQKAQQ, encoded by the coding sequence ATGCAAAAGCTGATTGGCGAACTGCAGAACCACGAAATGCTGGCAGACGAGATCGCGTGGTTCCTGAAATTCTCGCCGTCCGGCGCCCGCAAGTACATCCGCGACCTGCGCGAAGCCGGTGTGATCGAGCTGGCTCGCTACATCGAAGGCACCGCTACGTATCTGGGCAAGGCCGTGTACCGCCTGACGCCGGATGCGGAACGCGTGCAGGCCTTCCTGGCCGCGATCGTACAGCCTAAACGCGAAGGCGCGCCACCGCGCAAGGAGCGTCCGAGCCTGCGCGAGCAGAGCATGGCGGGCAGCGGTCGTCACTTCCATATCCTGGCGGACGACACGCATTACGCCATCCGCGTCAACCGCGGTCCCGTCACGCGCGATCCGCTGGTGACCGCACTGTTCGGCGCGCCGCAGTCGCTGCAAAAGGCCCAGCAGTAA
- a CDS encoding zinc-dependent peptidase, with product MDALLGIALLAAALATPYWYPRWTLKRALARPLSAPAVRTLREYIPVYDRMTPALQQQLHRLVAQFLHQKKFVGCAGLEVTDEMRVAIAGLACMLLLDRPSKVYRPLHTILLYPGAFAAPRQDVGPGGIVTDVRQTMLGESWTDGRVVLSWDDVARGALEWSSGHNVALHEFAHQLDSESGTTNGAPYLGSEENYRSWSTVLSRDFAHLRHEAWTGNPDSVLDHYGATSPAEFFAVATEAFFGKPWQLRERHPALFDELHKYYRVDPRDWQDAPTPALPEPAPPTLPANRSFAWANW from the coding sequence ATGGACGCATTGCTCGGTATCGCCCTGTTGGCGGCGGCTCTCGCCACGCCTTACTGGTATCCCCGCTGGACGCTCAAGCGCGCCCTGGCCCGCCCCCTTTCGGCGCCTGCCGTGCGGACGCTGCGCGAGTACATTCCCGTCTATGACCGCATGACGCCGGCGCTGCAGCAGCAGCTGCACCGCCTTGTCGCGCAATTTCTTCATCAGAAAAAGTTTGTCGGCTGTGCCGGTCTCGAGGTGACCGACGAGATGCGCGTGGCCATTGCCGGCCTGGCGTGCATGCTCCTGCTGGACCGTCCCAGCAAGGTTTATCGTCCGCTGCACACGATCCTGCTGTACCCCGGCGCCTTTGCCGCACCGCGGCAGGACGTCGGCCCCGGCGGCATCGTGACGGACGTGCGCCAGACCATGCTGGGCGAGTCCTGGACGGACGGCCGCGTGGTCCTGTCGTGGGACGACGTCGCCCGTGGCGCCCTCGAGTGGAGCAGCGGCCACAACGTCGCGCTGCACGAGTTCGCCCACCAGCTGGACAGCGAGTCCGGCACCACCAACGGTGCGCCTTACCTGGGTAGCGAGGAAAACTACCGGAGCTGGTCTACCGTGCTGTCGCGCGACTTCGCCCACCTGCGCCACGAGGCGTGGACCGGCAATCCGGACAGCGTCCTGGACCACTACGGTGCGACCAGCCCCGCCGAGTTCTTTGCCGTTGCCACCGAGGCGTTCTTCGGCAAGCCATGGCAGTTGCGCGAGCGGCATCCCGCGCTGTTCGACGAGCTGCACAAATACTACCGCGTCGACCCGCGCGACTGGCAGGATGCGCCCACGCCGGCGTTGCCCGAGCCGGCCCCGCCCACGCTGCCGGCCAACCGCTCGTTCGCATGGGCGAACTGGTAG
- a CDS encoding glycine zipper domain-containing protein has protein sequence MTTIIAGHFQLQDEVDSARQALLDAGFSNDSISGFYVSQPGQHAMHTLGGDRDKSPGAKDSPEGLAKGAATGGAIGAAIGAATVPLTGPAGPVVGGLVGAHVGSLYSFSHMKEKGEAEQGGENVAEPRAPGMMIAVALPDSDEGRAVDLMRSLGAKRIERAEGTITGGDWTDFDPLSLPRYI, from the coding sequence ATGACAACGATCATCGCAGGACATTTCCAGTTGCAGGACGAAGTCGACAGCGCCCGCCAGGCGCTGCTGGATGCAGGGTTTTCCAACGACAGCATCAGCGGCTTTTACGTCAGCCAGCCCGGGCAGCACGCGATGCACACGCTCGGTGGCGACCGCGACAAGTCACCAGGCGCCAAGGATAGCCCGGAAGGCCTGGCCAAGGGTGCCGCGACGGGGGGCGCGATTGGCGCCGCCATCGGTGCGGCCACCGTACCGCTGACGGGACCGGCCGGTCCGGTCGTTGGCGGTCTTGTCGGGGCGCACGTCGGCTCGCTCTACAGTTTTTCGCACATGAAGGAAAAAGGCGAAGCGGAACAGGGGGGCGAGAACGTGGCCGAGCCGCGCGCGCCGGGCATGATGATCGCCGTCGCACTGCCGGACAGCGACGAAGGTCGCGCCGTCGACTTGATGCGTAGCCTCGGTGCCAAGCGCATCGAGCGGGCCGAAGGCACGATTACCGGCGGCGACTGGACCGATTTCGATCCGCTGTCGCTGCCGCGATATATCTGA
- a CDS encoding universal stress protein produces MTYKTILVHLDETPHVAARVLMAAELALQHEAHVIGVALTGVSRFLYQNEMVDEQDPNLARHLDVLRGRASRALAGFAPQLRALGVHSFEERLLDDEPGAGLALVARHADLAIVGQALPEQHGSAANFPAEVLTESGCPVLVVPHTARPLSSISVSTAGVASPGAPTPGRDVLVAWNASKEAARAVREALPLLRRADKVTVAILDADLHPVLFGEPPGADLVAWLARHGVTAGVALASSPRQGLLKRPSQAGESLLALAAEHGCDLMVLGAFGHSRFRETLLGGVTRTVLDAMTVPVLMAH; encoded by the coding sequence ATGACCTACAAGACGATTCTCGTACATCTCGATGAGACGCCGCACGTCGCCGCGCGGGTGCTGATGGCGGCCGAACTGGCGCTGCAGCACGAAGCGCACGTGATCGGCGTGGCGCTGACCGGCGTGTCGCGCTTCCTGTACCAGAACGAAATGGTGGACGAGCAGGATCCGAATCTGGCCCGCCACCTCGACGTGCTGCGCGGGCGGGCCAGCCGTGCGCTCGCGGGCTTCGCGCCCCAGCTGCGCGCGCTGGGCGTGCACTCGTTCGAGGAGCGCCTGCTGGACGACGAACCCGGCGCCGGTCTGGCGCTGGTGGCGCGGCATGCGGACCTGGCCATTGTCGGCCAGGCGCTGCCGGAACAGCACGGCAGCGCCGCCAACTTCCCGGCCGAAGTGCTGACCGAATCGGGCTGCCCCGTGCTGGTAGTGCCGCACACGGCGCGGCCGCTGTCGTCGATTTCGGTCAGCACAGCCGGCGTCGCCAGCCCGGGTGCGCCCACGCCGGGGCGCGACGTGCTGGTGGCATGGAATGCCAGCAAGGAAGCGGCGCGCGCGGTGCGCGAAGCGTTGCCGCTGCTGCGGCGGGCAGACAAGGTAACGGTGGCCATCCTCGATGCCGATCTGCACCCTGTGCTCTTCGGCGAACCGCCTGGCGCGGACCTGGTGGCGTGGCTGGCGCGCCACGGCGTGACGGCGGGGGTAGCGCTGGCATCGAGTCCGCGCCAGGGTTTGCTGAAACGACCGTCCCAGGCAGGCGAGTCCCTGCTGGCGCTGGCCGCCGAGCACGGCTGCGACCTGATGGTGTTGGGGGCCTTCGGCCATTCGCGCTTTCGCGAAACGCTGCTGGGCGGCGTTACCCGTACCGTGCTCGATGCAATGACGGTACCCGTGCTGATGGCCCACTGA
- a CDS encoding TraR/DksA family transcriptional regulator, which produces MNDLTPDRLAALKALLEQRKDALLGQFAGRPNSEFNRTPAVEEVETSPADSASNRTLNQLEAEADEHRLAQLAAIRHALAKFDSGDYGACESCGEPIGVSRLDARPEAALCIQCQTRVEQARR; this is translated from the coding sequence ATGAACGATCTCACACCGGACCGGCTGGCGGCGCTGAAGGCGTTGCTGGAGCAGCGCAAGGATGCCCTGCTCGGCCAGTTCGCGGGCCGTCCGAACAGCGAGTTCAACCGTACGCCGGCCGTGGAGGAAGTGGAAACGTCGCCTGCCGACAGCGCCAGCAACCGCACGCTGAACCAGCTGGAAGCGGAAGCGGACGAGCACCGGCTGGCCCAGCTGGCGGCGATCCGTCATGCGCTGGCCAAGTTCGACAGCGGCGACTATGGCGCCTGCGAAAGCTGTGGCGAGCCGATCGGCGTTTCGCGGCTGGACGCCCGGCCCGAAGCCGCGCTCTGCATCCAATGCCAGACCCGCGTGGAACAGGCACGGCGCTGA